The following are encoded in a window of Candidatus Moraniibacteriota bacterium genomic DNA:
- the tuf gene encoding elongation factor Tu, with product MAVEKFDRSKAHVNIGTIGHVDHGKTTLTAAILHVLSLRGQAKARKVEDIDNAPEERERGITIATAHCEYESEIRHYAHVDCPGHADYIKNMITGAAQMDGAILVVSATDGPMPQTREHILLARQVGVPEIVVFLNKVDMVDDPELIDLVEAEVRELLSKYEFDGDNAIIVRGSALKALEATSDTDESAKPIWDLISAVDEKIPDPIRDMEKPFLMPIEDIFSIAGRGTVVTGRIERGVVNINEEVEIVGIHPTQKTVVTGIEMFNKSLDRGQSGDNAGLLIRGIKKEDVERGQVLAKPGSITPHVEFSAQVYILSKEEGGRHTPFIKGYKPQFYIRTTDVTGEVKLPEGIEMVMPGDTVTLDIVLGAPVAMEEGMRFAIREGGRTVGAGAVTKISK from the coding sequence ATGGCAGTAGAAAAGTTTGATCGAAGTAAAGCTCATGTAAATATTGGAACCATTGGTCATGTAGACCATGGGAAGACAACTCTTACCGCAGCTATCCTTCATGTGTTGAGTCTTCGAGGACAAGCAAAAGCAAGAAAAGTCGAAGATATTGATAATGCACCAGAAGAAAGAGAAAGAGGTATTACCATTGCAACAGCTCATTGTGAATATGAATCTGAAATTCGTCACTATGCTCACGTTGATTGTCCAGGTCATGCTGACTATATCAAGAACATGATAACAGGAGCTGCTCAGATGGATGGTGCTATTTTGGTAGTAAGCGCTACAGATGGACCTATGCCTCAAACTCGAGAACACATTCTTCTTGCTCGTCAAGTAGGTGTTCCTGAAATAGTAGTTTTCCTCAATAAAGTTGACATGGTAGATGATCCAGAATTGATTGATCTCGTTGAGGCTGAAGTGAGAGAATTGCTTTCCAAATATGAGTTTGATGGAGATAATGCTATAATCGTCCGAGGAAGTGCCTTAAAAGCTTTGGAAGCAACTTCTGATACTGATGAATCTGCAAAACCTATTTGGGATCTTATTTCTGCAGTGGATGAAAAAATTCCAGATCCAATTCGTGATATGGAGAAACCTTTTCTTATGCCTATCGAAGATATTTTTTCGATTGCAGGTCGTGGAACAGTGGTAACTGGTCGTATTGAACGAGGAGTTGTTAATATTAACGAAGAAGTTGAAATTGTTGGTATTCATCCTACTCAAAAAACAGTTGTTACTGGAATTGAAATGTTTAACAAATCTCTCGATAGAGGACAGTCAGGAGATAATGCTGGACTCCTTATACGAGGTATTAAAAAGGAAGATGTAGAACGTGGACAAGTTTTGGCTAAACCCGGATCTATCACTCCTCACGTTGAATTTTCAGCTCAAGTGTATATTTTGAGCAAAGAAGAAGGTGGACGTCACACACCATTCATCAAAGGGTATAAACCTCAATTTTATATTCGAACTACAGATGTTACGGGTGAAGTTAAACTTCCTGAAGGAATTGAAATGGTTATGCCTGGAGATACCGTAACTCTTGATATCGTTCTTGGTGCTCCTGTAGCAATGGAAGAAGGAATGAGATTCGCTATTCGTGAAGGAGGAAGAACTGTTGGTGCTGGTGCTGTAACAAAGATTTCTAAGTAA
- a CDS encoding rod shape-determining protein, protein MSFLENINIFHSSESNKRYLALDIGTDVVKALIFRFDKKEQRGYVIGVGKKQQRAGDMLSGGIVNIEGVLETSRCALNEALKASRTKHIDRAILGIAGELVRGTTMTVHYERSRPDTKIEISELKEIMRQVQLKAFERIQNQLEWETEQKAVDIKLINAAVVNVRIDGYKVSNPVGFQGKNVSISIFNAYSPVIHLGALETIADELGISSLSIVAEPYAVSRIFSSEDDRDFQAVFVDVGGGTTDIAVVRNGGLEGTKMFAIGGHSFTKHLAYEFQISFEEAERLKLFYTSGKKWEHERINPDSVHEIMKEDVNIWLGGLEISLGEFLKTDVLPKRILLCGGGVSIPEMETSMRREEWKNELFFSPDVEVTYLLPEHVSRMKDMTKKLTSSQDVTPLALANLMIEMLLEEKMLSNILRRTAKNIS, encoded by the coding sequence ATGTCTTTTTTAGAAAATATAAATATATTTCATTCTTCAGAAAGTAATAAACGATATCTGGCTCTTGATATTGGAACTGATGTTGTAAAGGCTTTAATTTTTCGTTTTGACAAAAAGGAACAGCGCGGATATGTCATCGGCGTTGGGAAAAAACAACAAAGAGCCGGAGATATGTTGAGTGGAGGTATCGTAAATATCGAGGGTGTATTAGAGACATCCCGATGTGCTCTTAACGAAGCGCTTAAAGCATCTCGAACGAAACATATTGATCGTGCGATATTAGGAATTGCCGGAGAGCTCGTTCGAGGAACGACCATGACTGTTCACTATGAGAGGAGTCGTCCTGATACTAAAATTGAAATTTCAGAATTGAAAGAAATCATGCGACAAGTTCAACTAAAGGCATTTGAACGTATTCAGAATCAATTGGAATGGGAAACAGAACAAAAAGCAGTGGATATAAAACTTATTAATGCTGCAGTAGTAAATGTTCGTATAGATGGATATAAGGTAAGTAATCCTGTGGGCTTTCAAGGAAAGAATGTTTCTATAAGTATATTTAATGCTTATTCTCCGGTGATACATCTTGGTGCTTTGGAAACAATTGCGGATGAATTGGGTATTTCGTCTTTGAGTATTGTTGCGGAGCCATATGCTGTTTCAAGAATATTTTCTTCTGAAGATGATAGAGATTTTCAGGCAGTATTTGTGGATGTTGGAGGAGGGACCACAGATATAGCAGTGGTTCGTAATGGAGGACTTGAGGGAACGAAAATGTTTGCTATTGGAGGGCATTCTTTCACAAAACATCTTGCATATGAATTTCAAATTTCTTTTGAGGAGGCAGAAAGATTGAAACTTTTTTATACTTCAGGAAAGAAATGGGAACATGAAAGAATAAATCCTGATTCTGTCCATGAAATTATGAAAGAGGATGTGAATATATGGTTAGGGGGATTAGAGATATCTTTGGGTGAATTTCTTAAAACGGATGTTTTACCAAAGCGCATTCTCCTTTGTGGGGGAGGTGTGTCTATTCCTGAAATGGAAACATCTATGAGAAGAGAAGAGTGGAAAAATGAATTATTTTTTTCTCCTGATGTGGAGGTTACCTATCTTCTTCCAGAACATGTTTCTCGAATGAAAGATATGACGAAAAAATTAACTTCATCACAAGATGTAACACCCCTTGCTCTGGCTAATCTTATGATTGAAATGTTACTGGAGGAAAAAATGCTTTCTAATATACTCCGACGTACAGCAAAAAATATTTCTTGA